In the Candidatus Thermoplasmatota archaeon genome, one interval contains:
- a CDS encoding amino acid ABC transporter permease has product MSGLMYTLFLTFCAITFGFFIGILPALGRVYGNNILAKICILYIEVIRGTPLLVQLFIIYFGLPYVGSIFGIPSFRIILSPIEAALVGLTINSSAYQAEYLRGAVQSVQAGQMTAARSLGMSKWQAISYVILPQALRISVPSWSNEFIYLLQYSSIVYIIQVKELTAEGLFIAAHNFRYLEVFTMIAIIYLILTVISTELIDRIAKKINIPGVGTASIHPRKKFDFS; this is encoded by the coding sequence TTGAGTGGTTTAATGTATACGTTGTTTCTAACATTTTGTGCCATTACGTTTGGTTTTTTTATCGGTATCCTGCCTGCGCTCGGGCGAGTCTATGGGAATAATATTCTTGCAAAGATATGTATACTATATATAGAAGTAATCAGAGGAACTCCTCTCTTAGTTCAATTATTTATTATTTATTTTGGACTCCCGTATGTTGGTTCGATTTTTGGTATACCATCATTTAGAATTATTCTTTCTCCGATTGAAGCAGCGCTCGTTGGGTTAACAATCAATAGCAGTGCATATCAGGCTGAATATCTTCGTGGAGCGGTGCAGTCTGTTCAAGCTGGTCAGATGACTGCTGCTCGATCGTTAGGAATGAGCAAGTGGCAAGCTATTTCATATGTTATATTGCCGCAGGCATTACGAATATCGGTTCCATCGTGGTCGAATGAGTTTATCTATCTCTTACAATATTCTTCCATTGTGTATATTATTCAAGTAAAGGAATTAACTGCTGAAGGTTTATTTATTGCTGCGCACAATTTCCGATATCTGGAGGTTTTTACGATGATTGCAATTATTTATTTGATTTTAACTGTAATTTCAACAGAACTCATTGATCGGATTGCGAAAAAAATCAATATTCCTGGTGTTGGTACAGCAAGCATACATCCGAGGAAAAAATTTGATTTTTCCTAG
- a CDS encoding amino acid ABC transporter ATP-binding protein produces the protein MHLLEVKEIYKSYNGNAILRGISFTMERGQTTVIIGPSGTGKSTLLRCINQLSPPDKGEVWLDNEEITNQKVHINKIRQKIGFVFQDFNLFNHLTALRNVSIGLEKVKGMRKEEARQRAADELRRVGLEQQMDMYPAQLSGGQKQRVGIARALAMDPILILFDEPTSALDPELIGDVLDVMKSLAGKVAMLVVTHEMGFARNVADEIIFMEEGVIVEQGPPSEMFLHPKHSRTKEFLGRISTLYGDEREGKT, from the coding sequence TTGCATTTGCTTGAAGTTAAAGAAATTTATAAATCGTATAACGGCAACGCAATTCTGAGAGGAATATCATTTACGATGGAGCGAGGACAAACAACGGTAATTATAGGACCAAGTGGAACCGGAAAAAGCACTCTTCTCCGGTGTATCAATCAGCTCAGCCCACCAGATAAAGGAGAGGTATGGCTTGATAACGAGGAAATAACGAATCAGAAAGTACACATAAATAAAATCCGTCAAAAAATTGGCTTTGTGTTTCAAGATTTTAATTTATTTAATCATTTAACTGCGTTACGAAATGTCAGTATCGGACTAGAAAAAGTTAAAGGGATGAGAAAGGAAGAAGCACGACAACGTGCAGCAGATGAGTTACGACGTGTCGGTCTTGAGCAGCAGATGGATATGTATCCTGCGCAGCTCTCTGGCGGGCAGAAACAGCGTGTTGGTATTGCTCGTGCTTTGGCAATGGATCCAATATTAATTTTGTTCGATGAGCCGACCTCTGCGTTGGATCCAGAACTTATCGGCGACGTTCTTGATGTTATGAAATCATTGGCAGGAAAAGTTGCTATGCTTGTTGTTACCCATGAGATGGGTTTTGCTCGAAATGTTGCTGATGAGATTATTTTTATGGAAGAAGGGGTCATTGTTGAGCAAGGTCCTCCAAGTGAAATGTTTTTACATCCAAAACACAGCAGGACAAAAGAATTTTTGGGAAGAATTTCAACGCTCTACGGAGATGAAAGGGAGGGAAAAACATAG
- the nrdR gene encoding transcriptional regulator NrdR has translation MNCPYCNHIETKVTDSRDTGKYAIRRRRECLNCNKRFTTYEAVEMEPLYVIKKDGRREQYDRTKIRNGMMKALEKRPISHEKIEETLDCIEEKIRRNGNEEISTAQIGEYVMDCLRDLDQVAYIRFASVYRSFTDVTSFEKEVKTLTEQAKS, from the coding sequence ATGAATTGTCCATATTGCAATCATATTGAAACCAAGGTTACCGATTCTCGGGATACCGGGAAATATGCTATACGAAGACGTCGAGAATGTCTCAATTGTAACAAAAGATTTACCACCTACGAAGCAGTCGAAATGGAACCACTCTATGTCATTAAAAAGGATGGTCGCCGTGAGCAATATGATCGAACTAAAATAAGAAATGGTATGATGAAAGCACTCGAAAAAAGGCCGATTAGTCATGAAAAAATCGAAGAAACACTCGATTGTATTGAAGAAAAAATACGACGAAACGGCAATGAAGAAATTTCAACAGCACAAATCGGTGAATACGTGATGGACTGTTTACGTGATCTTGACCAGGTCGCCTACATCCGATTTGCATCCGTATACCGATCATTTACCGATGTGACCAGCTTTGAAAAAGAAGTCAAAACGTTAACAGAACAAGCAAAATCTTGA